The stretch of DNA taagtttttatatttttagtagaggcggggtttcactacgttggtcaggctgatcttcaactcctgacctcgtgatccacccaccttggcctcccaaagtgctggattacaggtgtgagccaccgtgcccggccagtaggGCTAGACTTTGACATTAGGTTGCCGGATCGTGGGGAAGCCCAGGGGCTTCGCAGGATGGGACTGAGGGGAGAGGTGGCAGGCTGGCAAGGGGTCCAGCTAGCATggaatcatttcatttttttttttttttttgagacagggtctcactctgtcacctaggctggagtgcaatggtatgatctcggctcactctaacctctgcctcctggggtcaggtgatcctcctacctcagcctcaggagtagctgggactataggcaagtgcaaccacgcccggctaatttttgtattttcagtagagacggggttttgccatgttgcccaggctattctggaactcctgggctcaagcagtccgcccgcctcggcctcccaaagtgctgggatgacaggcgtgatcTACGGCATCTGCCTCAATATTTTAATAAGTGGTGTGACACCCTAGTTGACTCTCAGCCCTCAGCATCCCCATTTCCTAGTGAGAAAAAGCCACACAGGGGAAAAGCCACATGCCTGAGCCAGGATGCCCCCTCCCCGGGCACATGTCTGCAGACTCATCTTCTCTGCTCTCTCCGATTCCCCTTAGGACTCCTTCAATTATACCACCCCTGATTATGGGCACTATGATGACAAGGATACCCTGGACCCCAACACCCCTGTGGATAAAACTTCTAACACGCTGCGTGTTCCGGACATCCTGGCCTTGGTCATCTTTGCAGTTGTCTTCCTGGTGGGAGTGCTGGGCAATGCCCTGGTGGTCTGGGTGACGGCATTCGAGGTCAAGCGGACCATCAATGCCATCTGGTTCCTCAACTTGGCGGTAGCCGACTTCCTCTCCTGCCTGGCGCTGCCCATCTTGTTCACATCCATTGTACAGCATCACCACTGGCCCTTTGGCGGGGCTGCCTGCCGCATCCTGCCCTCCCTCATCCTGCTCAACATGTACGCCAGCATCCTGCTCCTGGCCACCATCAGCGCCGACCGCTTTCTGCTGGTGTTTAAACCCATCTGGTGCCAGAACTTCCGAGGGGCCGGCTTGGCCTGGATCGCCTGTGCCGTGGCTTGGGGGTTAGCCCTGCTGCTGACCATACCCTCCTTCCTGTACCGGGTGGTCCGGGAGGAGTACTTTCCACCAAAGGTGTTGTGTGGCGTGGACTACAGCCACGACAAACAGCGGGAGCGAGCCGTGGCCGTCGTCCGGCTGGTCCTGGGCTTCCTGTGGCCTCTACTCACGCTCACGATTTGTTACACTTTCATCCTGCTCCGGACGTGGAGCCGCAGGGCCACGCGGTCCACCAAGACACTcaaggtggtggtggcagtggtggccaGTTTCTTTATCTTCTGGTTGCCCTACCAGGTGACGGGGATAATGATGTCCTTCCTGGAGCCATCGTCACCCACCTTCCTGCTGCTGAAGAAGCTGGACTCCCTGTGTGTCTCCTTTGCCTACATCAACTGCTGCATCAACCCCATCATCTACGTGGTGGCCGGCCAGGGCTTCCAGGGCCGACTGCGGAaatccctccccagcctcctccgGAATGTGTTGACTGAAGAGTCCGTGGTTAGGGAGAGCAAGTCATTCACGCGCTCCACAGTGGACACTATGGCCGAGAAGACCCAGGCAGTGTAGGCGACAGCCTCATGGGCCACTGTGGCCCGATGTCCCCTTCCTTCCCGGCCATTTTCCTTCCTCTTGTTTTCACTCCACTTTTCGTGGGATGGTGTTACCTTAGCTAACTAACTCTCCTCCATGTTGCCTGTCTTTCCCAGACTTGTCCCTCCTTTTCCAGCGGGACTCTTCTCATCCTTCCTCATTTGCAAGGTGAACACTTCCTTCTAGGGAgcaccctcccaccccccaccccccctccACACACCATCTTTCCATCCCAggcttttgaaaaacaaacagaaacccgTGTATCTGGGATATTTCCATATGGCAATAGGTGTGAACAGGGAACTCAGAATACAGACAAGTAGAAAGATTCTcgcttaaaaaaatgtatttattttatggcaAATTGGAAAATATGTAACTGGAATCTCAAAAGTTCTTTGGGACAAAACAGAAGTCCATGGAGTTATCTAGGCTCTTGTAAGTgagttgatttaaaaaagaaaattaggctgagagcagtggctcacgcctgtaatctcagaactttgggaggctaaggtgggtggatcacctgaggtcaagagttccagaccagcctggccagcatggtgaaaccccgtctgtactaaaaatacaaaaaattaactgggcatggtagtggatgcctgtaatcccagctactttggaggctgaggtgggagaattgctcaaaccttggaggtggaggttgtggtgagccatgatcgcaccactgcactctagcctgggtgactgagggaggctctgtctcaaaagcaaagcaaaagcgaaaacaaaaacacctaaaAAACCTGCAGTTTTGTTtgtactttgtttttaaattatgctttctATTTTGAGATCATTGCAAACTCAACACAATTGTAAGTAATGATACAGAGGGATCATGTGTACCCTTCACCCAGCCTCCCCCAATGGCAACATCTAGCAAAACTACAATGTAGTCTCataaccaggatattgacattgatacagtgAAGATACAGGACATTCTCATCACCACAGGGATCCCCAGGATGcccacctccctccacccccacaccccagccatgtccctaacccctggcaaccaggAATCCACTCTCCATGTCTATAATggtgtcatttcaagaatgttattcaatggaatcatatagtatgtaacctgttttgagcttaaaaaaaaagtatacatgactttaatgaggaaaataaaaatgaatactgaAATGTTGTGTTATTTCTAGTGAATAATTGACTTTGCAGtaggtattagtccattttcacactgctgataaagacatacccaagactgggaagaaaaagagatttaattggacttacagttccacattgctggggaggtctcacagtcatggcaggaggcaaaggcaCTACTTACATGgtagtggcaagagaaaatgaggaagaagcaaaagtggaaactacTGtgaaacccatcagatcttgtgagacttgttaactatcacaagaatagcaagggaaagactggaccccatgattcaattatctccccctgggtccctcccacaacacatgggaattctgagagatacaattcaagttgagatttgggtggggagacagccaaaccatatcacaataTTTCTGCTTTGATTGTGTAGTGTGCATGTGCATGGATTATCTAGAAATAGCGTGCAGaccagccagctgtggtggctcatgcctgtaatcccagcactttgggaggccgaggcaggcagatcacctgaggtcaggagtttgagaccagcctggccaacatggtgaaaccccgtctctactaaaaataccaaaattagctggtgtgttggtgcacacctgtaatctaagctacttaggaggctgaggcaggagaattgcttgaacccgggaggtggaggttgcagtgagccaagatcacgccactgcactccagcctagagtgagactctgtctcaaaaaaaaaaaaaaaaaaattaaatttagaactAGCATACAGACCCAATGTTGTCCAACAGAAATATGATGTGGGCCACATGTATATCTttgttttctagtagccacattaaataagtaaaaagaaatagatgaaataCTTAATAATATATTACAATCATATGTTATATTAAGAACAATgaggcttatgtctgtaatcccagcactttgggaggccagcctgggcaacatagtgaggttccatcttcaaaaaaattagtctgagcatgggggctcatgcttgaaatcccagcactttgggaggctgagctgggcagatcacaaagccaggagttcgaaatcagcttggccaacatggcgaaaccccatctctactaaaaacacaaaaattagccggacatgatgatgcacgtctgtaatcccaggtactcaggaagctaaggcatgagaatcacttgaacccgggaggcagaggttgcagtgagctatgattgtggcttggcactctagcctgggcgacagagtgagactctctcaaaaaaaaaaaattttttttttaacgaaaaaattagccagtgtggtggtagtgcctgtggtcccagctactcgggatgccgaggctggaggatcgcttgagcataggagtttgaggctgcaatgagttgtgatcgcaccgctgcactccaacttgggtgacagagcaagaccctgtctccaaacaaacaaacaaaaaattgcctGAGTGTCTCGACAGACAGATGCTGCAGTCTCTTGAGCTTGCAGAAGTGGCTGTGAGTGGTGTCTGTGCCTGCTTGAGAGTAGACGTTGGTACCTGGGACAAGATCCTCTCTGTAACTTGTGCTCATTAGTGCAGATTCCCCAGGCATCGAGGTCACGGGGAAGGACCTGAGCCCCAGCCGCCTTCAGCTCCTGGGGTTGGGCTCCCGGCAGCTCCCTCCTCAAGAAGACAACACCAGCCTCCTGGCCTCCTGGCCTTCTCCCACCTGCTCCGGTCTCTTCCATGGCTGCCCCTGACCTGGATAGTTTCCCTCTGCCTCTTTGCTGGACCTTTCTCCGCGTCCTTTGCAGAGTTTTTTCCTCTTCGACGTTGGCGTTCCTCAGCTGTGTGTCCAACTCATTCGGTGCGCTCACTCCTGCAGCTTCATCCAATATCTTCAGCATCTCTCTTCCACACTGGGCCTCCCCACCCCCTTGCCACGGCCAGACTGACCTCAGCAATCTCCCCGGaacctcttcctccccttccctcccgaCTCCCGAGACAACCCCGCGGTGCACCCAGTCACCCAGGCCTGAGCCTGGGGCCCATCCTGGATGCTACCTCCTTCCCGCCCCACACCCTGCCTGGCCCATGCCCTCCATCCTCTCCCATTTGGCTCTCTGCCTTGCCCCTTCCCTGATTTCCTGGCTGTCCAGTCTGTTTTTCCCAGACCATCC from Gorilla gorilla gorilla isolate KB3781 chromosome 20, NHGRI_mGorGor1-v2.1_pri, whole genome shotgun sequence encodes:
- the C5AR1 gene encoding C5a anaphylatoxin chemotactic receptor 1 yields the protein MDSFNYTTPDYGHYDDKDTLDPNTPVDKTSNTLRVPDILALVIFAVVFLVGVLGNALVVWVTAFEVKRTINAIWFLNLAVADFLSCLALPILFTSIVQHHHWPFGGAACRILPSLILLNMYASILLLATISADRFLLVFKPIWCQNFRGAGLAWIACAVAWGLALLLTIPSFLYRVVREEYFPPKVLCGVDYSHDKQRERAVAVVRLVLGFLWPLLTLTICYTFILLRTWSRRATRSTKTLKVVVAVVASFFIFWLPYQVTGIMMSFLEPSSPTFLLLKKLDSLCVSFAYINCCINPIIYVVAGQGFQGRLRKSLPSLLRNVLTEESVVRESKSFTRSTVDTMAEKTQAV